The following coding sequences lie in one Streptomyces xiamenensis genomic window:
- a CDS encoding adenine phosphoribosyltransferase → MTSVTPDAAGLRELLLDRIRDVPDYPEPGVVFKDITPLLADPVAFGALTDALAEIALTSGATKVVALEARGFILAAPVAVRAGTGFIPARKAGKLPGATLGQRYELEYGTAEIEIHAEDLSTHDRVLVIDDVLATGGTAEAALRLIRRAGAQVAGLAVLLELSFLAGRDRVLSELDGAPLHSLITL, encoded by the coding sequence GTGACCTCGGTGACCCCCGACGCGGCCGGGCTGCGGGAACTGCTGCTCGACCGCATCCGTGATGTGCCGGACTACCCCGAGCCGGGCGTGGTCTTCAAGGACATCACCCCACTGCTCGCCGATCCGGTGGCCTTCGGCGCCCTCACCGACGCTCTGGCGGAGATCGCTCTGACCAGCGGCGCCACCAAGGTGGTCGCCCTGGAGGCCCGCGGCTTCATCCTGGCCGCCCCGGTGGCCGTACGCGCCGGGACCGGCTTCATCCCCGCCCGCAAGGCGGGCAAGCTCCCCGGCGCCACCCTCGGGCAGCGCTACGAGCTGGAGTACGGCACGGCGGAGATCGAGATCCACGCCGAGGACCTCAGCACCCACGACCGGGTGCTGGTGATCGACGACGTGCTGGCCACCGGCGGGACCGCCGAGGCGGCACTGCGGCTGATCCGCCGGGCCGGTGCCCAGGTGGCAGGGCTCGCGGTGCTGCTGGAGCTGTCCTTCCTCGCCGGCCGCGACCGGGTGCTGTCCGAGCTGGACGGCGCCCCGCTGCACTCCCTCATCACGCTCTGA
- the secF gene encoding protein translocase subunit SecF, with the protein MSRLGDIGAKLHRGEIGYDFVGKRRLWYGVSILITILAFAGLGVRGLHMGVEFEGGAVFTTEATDVSVERAREVAEEASGSQALVQSLGNDGSLRIQVSGLDTDQSNITREALAEELGIPTQELNAELVGPSWGSQIANKAWQGLAIFMVLVVIYLAIAFEWRMAMAALIALIHDLTITVGVYALVGFEVTPGTVIGLLTILGYSLYDTVVVFDGLKETTKNFTKQTNYTYGELANRSLNGTLVRSINTSVVALLPVAALLFIGGGVLGGGMLNDIALSLFVGLTAGAYSSIVIATPMVADFKMHEPSIKAHDKKVLAKRAKREAEENTGTVSEAEADDPPQDAGDDESAAGAVVGPRRQPVSRSRGRNRPSGKRR; encoded by the coding sequence ATGTCACGGCTCGGTGATATCGGAGCCAAGCTCCACCGCGGTGAGATCGGCTACGACTTCGTCGGCAAGCGCCGGCTGTGGTACGGCGTCTCCATCCTCATCACGATCCTCGCCTTCGCCGGCCTCGGAGTCCGGGGCCTGCACATGGGCGTGGAGTTCGAGGGCGGGGCGGTCTTCACCACGGAGGCCACCGATGTCAGCGTGGAGCGGGCCAGGGAGGTCGCCGAGGAGGCGTCCGGCAGCCAGGCCCTGGTGCAGTCCCTGGGCAACGACGGGTCGCTGCGGATCCAGGTCTCCGGTCTGGACACCGATCAGTCCAACATCACCCGTGAGGCACTCGCCGAAGAGCTGGGCATCCCCACCCAGGAGCTGAACGCGGAACTGGTCGGCCCCAGCTGGGGCTCCCAGATCGCCAACAAGGCGTGGCAGGGGCTCGCCATCTTCATGGTGCTGGTGGTGATCTACCTCGCCATCGCCTTCGAGTGGCGCATGGCCATGGCGGCGCTGATCGCGCTCATCCACGACCTCACCATCACGGTCGGGGTGTACGCGCTGGTGGGCTTCGAGGTCACCCCGGGCACGGTGATCGGTCTGCTGACCATCCTCGGCTACTCGCTGTACGACACGGTGGTCGTCTTCGACGGTCTGAAGGAGACCACGAAGAACTTCACCAAGCAGACCAACTACACCTACGGCGAGCTGGCCAACCGGTCCCTCAACGGCACCCTGGTGCGGTCGATCAACACCTCGGTCGTCGCGCTGCTGCCGGTGGCCGCGCTGCTGTTCATCGGCGGCGGGGTCCTGGGCGGCGGGATGCTCAACGACATCGCGCTGTCGCTGTTCGTGGGTCTGACGGCCGGTGCCTACTCCTCCATCGTGATCGCCACCCCGATGGTCGCCGACTTCAAGATGCACGAGCCCTCGATCAAGGCGCACGACAAGAAGGTGCTGGCCAAGCGGGCGAAGCGCGAGGCGGAGGAGAACACCGGCACGGTGTCCGAGGCCGAGGCCGACGACCCGCCCCAGGACGCGGGCGACGACGAGAGCGCGGCCGGCGCCGTGGTCGGTCCGCGCCGCCAGCCGGTCTCCCGTTCCCGGGGCCGCAACCGCCCGTCCGGAAAGCGGCGGTGA
- the secD gene encoding protein translocase subunit SecD, which translates to MATPKNDFRSPRKRDLSGGQGKPWRPLVLIVLIVAGLTAGMFASGHTTPRLGIDLAGGTSITLSATTDEKNQSAINPTNLNTAVSIIERRVNGLGVQEAEVQTQGDRNIIVNIPKGTDSEQARQQVGTTAELGFRPVLSVGSALPLPDDGGDGTDQGDGTDPGTDEDAGQGEESADTGDSADTGDTGDEGGNGDQGEGTTDQSLAPSGSGAATASNASFRTDDAATDDSGDTAEDPATDPAQQEAADLQARLEALDCSTDDSRNAAREAAAQADTDQPIVSCDTDGLYKYALGPVAVPGTGVSSANAIYETQRGQGWIVQMEFTNSGADQFADVTGELAALPSPQNQFAIVLDGETVSAPSVNQRLSGGNAEISGTFDQESAENLANVLKFGALPLTFEESSVTTVSPMLGGEQLKAGLIAGGIGLALVVLYMLVYYRGLALIALASLVVSGILTYSIMALLGPAIGFALNLPAVCGAIVAIGITADSFIVYFERIRDEIREGRTLRTAVERGWPRARRTILVSDFVSFLAAAVLFVVSVGKVQGFAFTLGLTTALDVVVVFLFTKPVMTILAKKKFFSGGHPWSGLDPKRLGIQPPIRRSYKPVTVPSDPKEA; encoded by the coding sequence GTGGCGACACCGAAGAACGACTTCCGGTCCCCCAGGAAGCGGGACCTGTCCGGAGGTCAGGGGAAGCCGTGGCGCCCCCTGGTGCTGATCGTGCTGATCGTGGCGGGGCTCACGGCGGGGATGTTCGCCTCCGGGCACACCACCCCGCGGCTGGGCATCGACCTGGCCGGGGGCACCAGCATCACGCTCTCGGCGACGACGGACGAGAAGAACCAGTCCGCGATCAACCCGACCAATCTGAACACCGCCGTCTCGATCATCGAGCGCCGGGTCAACGGTCTGGGTGTCCAGGAAGCCGAGGTCCAGACCCAGGGCGACCGGAACATCATCGTCAACATCCCCAAGGGCACCGACAGCGAACAGGCCAGGCAGCAGGTCGGCACCACCGCCGAACTGGGCTTCCGGCCGGTGCTCTCGGTGGGCTCGGCGCTCCCGCTGCCCGACGACGGCGGTGACGGCACCGATCAGGGTGACGGCACCGACCCGGGCACGGACGAGGACGCCGGCCAGGGCGAGGAATCCGCCGACACCGGGGACAGCGCGGACACCGGCGACACCGGGGACGAGGGTGGGAACGGCGACCAGGGCGAGGGCACCACGGACCAGAGCCTGGCCCCGTCCGGCAGCGGCGCCGCCACCGCCTCCAACGCCTCCTTCCGTACGGATGACGCCGCCACGGACGACTCCGGCGACACCGCAGAGGACCCCGCCACCGACCCGGCCCAGCAGGAGGCCGCGGATCTCCAGGCCCGCCTCGAGGCGCTCGACTGCTCCACCGACGACTCCCGGAACGCCGCCCGTGAGGCGGCCGCCCAGGCGGACACCGACCAGCCCATCGTCTCCTGTGACACGGATGGCCTGTACAAGTACGCCCTGGGCCCGGTCGCCGTGCCCGGCACCGGTGTGAGCAGCGCCAACGCGATCTACGAGACCCAGCGCGGTCAGGGCTGGATCGTCCAGATGGAGTTCACCAACTCCGGCGCCGACCAGTTCGCGGACGTCACCGGCGAGCTGGCCGCCCTGCCCTCGCCGCAAAACCAGTTCGCCATCGTGCTGGACGGCGAGACGGTCTCCGCGCCCAGCGTCAACCAGCGGCTGTCCGGCGGTAACGCCGAGATCTCCGGCACCTTCGACCAGGAGAGCGCCGAGAACCTGGCGAACGTTCTGAAGTTCGGCGCGCTGCCGCTGACCTTCGAGGAGTCCAGCGTCACCACCGTGTCGCCCATGCTGGGCGGTGAGCAGCTGAAGGCCGGTCTGATCGCGGGTGGGATCGGTCTCGCCCTGGTGGTGCTCTACATGCTCGTCTACTACCGGGGTCTGGCGCTGATCGCGCTCGCCTCGCTGGTGGTCTCCGGCATCCTCACCTACTCGATCATGGCCCTGCTCGGCCCGGCCATCGGCTTCGCGCTGAACCTGCCGGCCGTCTGCGGCGCGATCGTCGCCATCGGTATCACCGCCGACTCCTTCATCGTCTACTTCGAACGCATAAGGGACGAGATCCGCGAGGGCCGTACGCTGCGCACCGCCGTGGAGCGGGGCTGGCCACGCGCCCGGCGCACCATCCTGGTCTCCGACTTCGTCTCGTTCCTGGCGGCGGCCGTGCTCTTCGTGGTCTCGGTCGGCAAGGTGCAGGGCTTCGCCTTCACCCTGGGTCTGACCACGGCCCTGGATGTCGTGGTGGTCTTCCTGTTCACCAAGCCGGTCATGACGATCCTGGCCAAGAAGAAGTTCTTCTCCGGCGGCCACCCCTGGTCCGGGCTCGACCCCAAGCGTCTGGGCATCCAGCCCCCGATCCGCCGCAGCTACAAGCCGGTCACCGTTCCCAGCGACCCGAAGGAGGCGTGA